One window from the genome of Xiphophorus hellerii strain 12219 chromosome 16, Xiphophorus_hellerii-4.1, whole genome shotgun sequence encodes:
- the LOC116735197 gene encoding tripartite motif-containing protein 16-like isoform X2, with protein MEQNQLDPETFSCSICLDLLKDPVTTSCGHSYCMKCIKTQWDEEDQKGIHSCPQCRETFTPRPVLKKNTMLAALVEQLKKTGLQAAAATADHCYAGPEDVACDFCTGRKLKAIKSCLFCLVSYCKNHLQPHLDVPGMKKHKLVEPTKNLQENICSRHHEVMKMFCRTDQKCVCYLCSVDEHKGHDTVSAATERTERQRELEERRGNIQQRIQDREEDVKLLQQEVEAISRSADKTVEDSEKIFTQLIRLLQKRSSEVKQQIRSQQETEVSRVKDVQEKLEQEITELKRKDAELEQLSHTEDHNQFLLNYPSLPALSESTHSSSINIRPLRHFEDVTAAVSELREKLQDVLRDSWTNISLMVTEVDVLLSEPEPKTRAEFLKYSCEITLDPNTTNTRLVLSEGNRKVTWMNKHQSYSNHPDRFTNRSQVLSRESLTGRCYWEVEWKIYVSVSVAYKNISRAGSGNECGFGYNDKSWALDCSGSKFGHNNIWTSISGPVSSRLGVYLDHTAGLLSFYSVSETMTLLHRVQTTFTQPLLAGFGTGNFFGFVSSAEFIKPN; from the exons atggagcagaaTCAGCTGGACCCAGAAACTTTCTCCTGTTCCATCTGtctggatctactgaaggatccgGTGACCACTtcctgtggacacagctactgtatgaaGTGCATTAAAACCCAGTGGGATGAAGAGGATCAGAAGGgaatccacagctgccctcagtgcaGGGAGACATTCACACCGAGGCCTGTGCTAAAGAAGAACACCATGCTAGCAGCTCtagtggagcagctgaagaagactggactccaagctgctgctgctactgctgaccactgctatgctggacctgaagatgtggcctgtgatttctgcactggaagaaaactgaaagccatcAAGTCCTGTTTATTCTGTCTGGTTTCCTACTGTAAGAATCACCTCCAACCTCACCTTGATGTTCCTGGAATgaagaaacacaagctggtggagccgACCAAGAACCTgcaggagaacatctgctctcgtcatcatgaggtgatgaagatgttcTGTCGTACTGATCAGAAGTGCGTCTGTTATCTCTGCTCtgtggatgaacataaag GTCATGACACAGTGTCAGCTGCAACAGAAAggactgagaggcagagagagctggaggagagacgaggaaacatccagcagagaatccaggacagagaggaagatgtgaagctgcttcaacaggaggtggaggccatcagtcgctctgctgataaaacagtggaggacagtgagaagatcttcacccagctgatccgtctcctccagaaaagaagctctgaggtgaagcagcagatcagatcccagcaggaaactgaagtgagtcgagtcaaagatgttcaggagaagctggagcaggagatcactgagctgaagaggaaagacgctgagctggagcagctctcacacacagaggatcacaaccagtttctcctcaactacccctcactgccagcactcagtgagtctacacactcatccagcatcaacatccgtcctctgagacactttgaggacgtgacagcagctgtgtcagagctcagagagaaactacaggacgtcctgagagactcgtggacaaacatctcactgatggtcactgaggtggatgttctgctgtcagaaccagaaccaaagaccaGAGCTGAGTTCTTGAAATATTCATGTGAAATTACACTGGAtccaaacacaacaaacacacgGCTGGTTCTATCAGAGGgaaacaggaaggtgacatggATGAATAAACATCAGTCTTATTCtaatcatccagacagattcacTAATAGATCCCAAGTTCTGAgtagagagagtctgactggacgttgttactgggaggtggagtggaaaatttatgtttctgtatCAGTCGCATACAAGAAtatcagcagagcaggaagtggCAATGAATGTGGATTTGGATATAATGACAAATCTTGGGCTTTAGATTGCAGTGGTTCTAAATTTGGTCACAACAACATCTGGACCTCcatctcaggtccagtttcctccagactAGGAGTTTACCTGgatcacacagcaggtcttctgtccttctacagcgtctctgaaaccatgactctcctccacagagtccagaccacaTTCACTCAGCCGCTACTGGCTGGATTTGGGACTGGGAATTTTTTTGGGTTTGTATCCTCTGCAGAGTTCATTAAACCCAACTag
- the LOC116735197 gene encoding tripartite motif-containing protein 16-like isoform X1, with amino-acid sequence MEQNQLDPETFSCSICLDLLKDPVTTSCGHSYCMKCIKTQWDEEDQKGIHSCPQCRETFTPRPVLKKNTMLAALVEQLKKTGLQAAAATADHCYAGPEDVACDFCTGRKLKAIKSCLFCLVSYCKNHLQPHLDVPGMKKHKLVEPTKNLQENICSRHHEVMKMFCRTDQKCVCYLCSVDEHKGHDTVSAATERTERQRELEERRGNIQQRIQDREEDVKLLQQEVEAISRSADKTVEDSEKIFTQLIRLLQKRSSEVKQQIRSQQETEVSRVKDVQEKLEQEITELKRKDAELEQLSHTEDHNQFLLNYPSLPALSESTHSSSINIRPLRHFEDVTAAVSELREKLQDVLRDSWTNISLMVTEVDVLLSEPEPKTRAEFLKYSCEITLDPNTTNTRLVLSEGNRKVTWMNKHQSYSNHPDRFTNRSQVLSRESLTGRCYWEVEWKIYVSVSVAYKNISRAGSGNECGFGYNDKSWALDCSGSKFGHNNIWTSISGPVSSRLGVYLDHTAGLLSFYSVSETMTLLHRVQTTFTQPLLAGFGTGNFFGFVSSAEFIKPN; translated from the exons atggagcagaaTCAGCTGGACCCAGAAACTTTCTCCTGTTCCATCTGtctggatctactgaaggatccgGTGACCACTtcctgtggacacagctactgtatgaaGTGCATTAAAACCCAGTGGGATGAAGAGGATCAGAAGGgaatccacagctgccctcagtgcaGGGAGACATTCACACCGAGGCCTGTGCTAAAGAAGAACACCATGCTAGCAGCTCtagtggagcagctgaagaagactggactccaagctgctgctgctactgctgaccactgctatgctggacctgaagatgtggcctgtgatttctgcactggaagaaaactgaaagccatcAAGTCCTGTTTATTCTGTCTGGTTTCCTACTGTAAGAATCACCTCCAACCTCACCTTGATGTTCCTGGAATgaagaaacacaagctggtggagccgACCAAGAACCTgcaggagaacatctgctctcgtcatcatgaggtgatgaagatgttcTGTCGTACTGATCAGAAGTGCGTCTGTTATCTCTGCTCtgtggatgaac ATAAAGGTCATGACACAGTGTCAGCTGCAACAGAAAggactgagaggcagagagagctggaggagagacgaggaaacatccagcagagaatccaggacagagaggaagatgtgaagctgcttcaacaggaggtggaggccatcagtcgctctgctgataaaacagtggaggacagtgagaagatcttcacccagctgatccgtctcctccagaaaagaagctctgaggtgaagcagcagatcagatcccagcaggaaactgaagtgagtcgagtcaaagatgttcaggagaagctggagcaggagatcactgagctgaagaggaaagacgctgagctggagcagctctcacacacagaggatcacaaccagtttctcctcaactacccctcactgccagcactcagtgagtctacacactcatccagcatcaacatccgtcctctgagacactttgaggacgtgacagcagctgtgtcagagctcagagagaaactacaggacgtcctgagagactcgtggacaaacatctcactgatggtcactgaggtggatgttctgctgtcagaaccagaaccaaagaccaGAGCTGAGTTCTTGAAATATTCATGTGAAATTACACTGGAtccaaacacaacaaacacacgGCTGGTTCTATCAGAGGgaaacaggaaggtgacatggATGAATAAACATCAGTCTTATTCtaatcatccagacagattcacTAATAGATCCCAAGTTCTGAgtagagagagtctgactggacgttgttactgggaggtggagtggaaaatttatgtttctgtatCAGTCGCATACAAGAAtatcagcagagcaggaagtggCAATGAATGTGGATTTGGATATAATGACAAATCTTGGGCTTTAGATTGCAGTGGTTCTAAATTTGGTCACAACAACATCTGGACCTCcatctcaggtccagtttcctccagactAGGAGTTTACCTGgatcacacagcaggtcttctgtccttctacagcgtctctgaaaccatgactctcctccacagagtccagaccacaTTCACTCAGCCGCTACTGGCTGGATTTGGGACTGGGAATTTTTTTGGGTTTGTATCCTCTGCAGAGTTCATTAAACCCAACTag
- the rad23aa gene encoding RAD23 homolog A, nucleotide excision repair protein a, translating into MQITLKTLQQQTIQIEIDPEQTVKALKEKIEAERGKDNFPVSGQKLIYAGKILQDDTPIKDYKIDEKNFVVVMVSKTKPAAPASPPVSEAPKPPVQDSGSTSTPAPATNPAPAPAPAPAPTPAAVPISSEEAKPEPNTAATEPQQPASSSGVSQGLDASSTLVTGAEYEAMLTEIMSMGYERERVVAALRASFNNPHRAVEYLLTGIPSSPVQESNPPAQAPTSGPTEPPSLAEGENPLAFLRTQPQFLHMRQAIQQNPALLPALLQQLGRENPQLLQQISQHQELFIQMLNEPVGEGGDAPEVGEMGAAGEEGAPVNYIQVTPQEKEAIERLKALGFPEALVIQAYFACEKNENLAANFLLNQGLEDD; encoded by the exons ATGCAGATCACGCTGAAAACACTGCAGCAGCAGACTATTCAGATTGAGATAGACCCCGAACAAACG GTGAAGGCCTTGAAGGAGAAGATCGAGGCTGAACGGGGAAAGGACAACTTCCCCGTTTCTGGGCAGAAGCTGATTTATGCCGGGAAAATCTTGCAAGATGACACGCCTATTAAAGACTACAAGATCGACGAGAAGAATTTTGTCGTAGTGATGGTGTCCAAG ACTAAACCTGCGGCTCCAGCCTCACCGCCAGTCTCAGAAGCCCCCAAGCCGCCTGTACAAGACTCTGGCTCCACCTCCACCCCCGCCCCGGCTACAAACCCCGCTCCGGCCCCCGCCCCGGCTCCGGCCCCGACCCCCGCAGCTGTCCCCATTTCTTCAGAGGAGGCCAAACCGGAGCCCAACACGGCAGCCACAGAACCCCAGCAGCCTGCCAG CTCCAGTGGTGTCAGTCAGGGCCTGGACGCCTCCTCAACGCTCG TGACTGGAGCCGAGTACGAGGCCATGCTGACAGAGATCATGTCTATGGGCTACGAGAGGGAGCGAGTGGTAGCTGCACTACGGGCCAGCTTCAACAACCCTCACAGAGCGGTGGAGTACCTCCTCACT GGTATCCCCAGCAGCCCAGTTCAGGAGAGCAACCCACCGGCCCAGGCCCCCACATCTGGCCCCACGGAGCCTCCGTCTCTAGCAGAAG GTGAGAACCCACTAGCATTCCTGAGAACCCAGCCGCAGTTCCTGCACATGAGGCAGGCCATCCAGCAGAACCCGGCTCTGCTCCCAGCACTCCTGCAGCAACTGGGCCGAGAGAACCCACAGCTTCTACAG CAAATCAGCCAACACCAGGAGCTGTTCATCCAGATGCTGAACGAGCCGGTGGGAGAAGGAGGCGACGCCCCGGAGGTCGGCGAGATGGGGGCGGCGGGCGAAGAGGGCGCGCCCGTCAACTACATCCAGGTCACACCGCAGGAGAAGGAAGCCATCGAAAGG TTAAAAGCTCTGGGTTTCCCCGAGGCGCTGGTCATCCAGGCCTACTTCGCCTGCGAGAAGAACGAGAACCTGGCGGCCAACTTTCTCCTCAACCAGGGACTGGAAGACGACTGA